Genomic DNA from Pectinophora gossypiella unplaced genomic scaffold, ilPecGoss1.1 Pgos_30, whole genome shotgun sequence:
aaataggatcggttcgtagtgcctactttgtaggccgcgccgccgccgcgccgccgccggcatCGCGgtgtgcggagcggggcgtacGGAGTggagcgcgcggcgcgcggcgtgtggccgttgacccgttcgagcagctgattgttgtctccattacattgaaaattttcaataatttgtcattattgttttttttattgaattttgggttctatgcagctaaaaacacaatatggaattgaaaataattaaaaacaaaactcaaaatttcatgaattttgcgacggaaaattccactagatattaactcagaatcatggtctgaatcatccctctcagtattcgttacgatgtcactaacacccagttttattaaagttcggaaacaaggtgaactaggagattatttgatccctcgaattctttttaaagcgcctatagaacataacagcccttacgagatgtgtcgccgtaaattcccattgcaggtgtgttatgcaatgatcattcacaagagccagggtcaaacgattagtcgcgttggggtTGATCTTAGATCTGtagtcacggtcaactgtatgtagctttaggtcgcgttcgcgaaagacgtgacataaaagtactactacccaggtaccgaatcgaaaatgaccaacctttctcgaataacgttatcatatcagaacttttaagtttaacgtaactttatttagggtggcacttcttgaaaagactgaacagttcatctctgttattaagcttattgggtttttttagatcggttaaacCATGTGCTGAAATTAACGTATATTgcgaatttttatttattatttatattcattcgatcttgtttttttcttcttttcgtataatttaacgatacaactgactttaacaagctcgttaacgctgtggaggctcatctttaggggacgagagaacgggcgtgaagtgaactggcaggatgaatacttggctgcgggtgcgaccggtgcatgagagtgaagtggagctggctggaatatggaggcaggtatcactcgattgctttagctgagttccactcagatcaagtaagctgtcatatggatgaatgtcgcaggttggaatgatccggagtagaactatcggtgtcgttcccatcgtcgtaggcattttcggtggattttgtaggtcgatcaacaatggttgcgtgagttttagctgtcaagctgctatgccgtgctagccgattcttCCGATCTGGcatacaagggatggacgtatcctgtggaatgatcgtgtcagtgaaggtttgaatgtcgcttaggactggaaaggagggagtacggaaactgtaatcagtatttaggatctcgctgtacatggacaatgtttagtttagatgtattaaagtggtaattgttcgaagtttttgaaaagaattctgtaTCAGTGTTTAAGCgttaaaactgtttgttttttttttgtaaacaaacgtatgatttattaatattaattttacgctatacaaataatattgttaccaattttaagtgcgtatataaacaataaattcgagggttgaaagccaaatgggtttaagcgacattttgggcgaaactgacttatatatatcgtggccatatcatagaattgatcatttcatgaaatgatcgaccatttcatgaaatggtcgtatttcatgaaatagaacaacattcgttggccacatcatgatgtggtttggccagatcaatgaacacaaaacgtttaacgatatgaccaactaaatgcatgattacttcatgatatggccaaacgttagcgatcatatcgtaaaatagtaacattatccaccggtagtggcgctggtgtcgctttgtttttgttttgcataatggcggcggacaataattattcttgtgtgaacgcgaataatacgaataataatgagcaaatacaagataaaagtgcagtgaagcaatgttttgacactaaggtgaaaagaaaaactcgtattaacagtagacagcaactttatttttatttttaggttatatggcaaataatgaaggtcgagtgaccacgctacgtaaatcaatggactattattggatttcaaaatatgatataattaaaactgcgaatgaagagatattaatttaaaaaaagaaaaatatagacgatcctactgtccgtaaagtttctttttttgacgtgacttattgtagatttgccgcagatggcattaactacttgaaacgggattctattaaaacgcataaatgtttttgtcataatttaaattatcataatccttttttttataatttttacaaggcataacggtaggttagggtgcggcgggggtggcccttgggccacccctaagccgccagtatgtttatcttacacacgaaaagtatactgaatgatgaccaatggcatgaaatagtgtcaaaaatatgacgacgacttcaaagcgagatgcagttacggcgtatatgtcaactacatcaacactccgttaatcgaaaatgacttattaatttttatttcacttttaaacatttttgtactttgtactagagtaatacattatttcctaccttatttcgcgtttttattacaccacttatcatggacaccctacattaatgatatggccaaacgtggatggaaatatcattaaacgctgacgtttaaacgatatggtcagttgaagttggccatttcatgaaatacgaccatttcatgaaatggtcgatcatttcatgaaatggtcaattctatgatctggccacgacatatatatattcggaatcagcgattttttccgcgtcgactgatcttggtttcagatcaatcgaagctacttttaggcgcttcaaccaattagcactttgggtacatttttaaaaacccgtgttttaaccgacaaaaaatgcacaaaattctgggcgggtggcaaatcagtcgtattccgggatatgagtcggtcacataagctgttatgtcttttcattttcatgatttgaagtctgttaaagcgttttccctgacagtgttttgttatagataagtcggttaaatcatttgtccttagacgaaacgaaaatagatttggcgcttaaatatttttgctttaatccagattttataaatattgtcgcttcaaccgttttgccttcgacagtttaaaagtaaaattggcacttgaactgttttgcctttaccgaaaatattcatagaatttgacttcagctatttatgttacattttttttaattttttgtcgtataaaacaactatcattttcttttgaaaggacttaaaacgtttttccaaaacaaaaaagaaataatgttaacatttcagtcatcgcaattttgtatgaaaccttgtgcccgcatcacttcaacatatcaaaataagtatgggcaggtcctggttgggcggttcacacagctaaaaattacgattgggaagaccgggagtgtgcgtgtcatcatgtcacccaagccgtatccgttgatggtgacttctatttgtgtctatcccaagtcgttgttgtggtagactttgacgtggctagcggaatcgaacttcgaattgaagatctggtaacATGGCAtgcaatcaagctggccagccgagtttaccgtgtaattgtaggaaggtttccgttgagttttccgtatttggcgtcttggactaagattttcgaggactatatcacgcgctattccaggttcagacacactcatcacaactatcagttggcatgttgaaagccacatggttgcgcttgagtacgtctttgtaccgcaggtattgtccaccttgtttacagttccttctagacacctcgaaatagaaaacctttctgtcatccattcgcatgacgtgaccgcaccatcgtaggtgatgttttatgatgagagcttctattccgaatatgccagaacgacgtaatacttctgttattggaaaaccatcttgccgctttatgcgaaggatggaccttagacatttaaagtgttacgtatcaagtacgccgctgagactttgtacactaatattttaagttttccaaaggctgccaccgcacctgttatccgggctggcaacttcgatgactttggagtcatttcatatttgagaacacaaatattttaattttgaaacttcctctAGCTCAGCGccatttaaagcaacattggaagaagctacatccccggagcatcctctggatggttattttaaaagggttttgcacaaaactataaatattctggtgtatgacttaattgaatcggccattcctcggccagtttggttaactgacgcatagatgtgagacgtgagagatcaaaaatgatcttattcattttagccataatttcaattaagctataaataacaattccacagagtatcccacttatgcgtgatacagaagcgatatataaagaaaatagactaggaaccatggctccatgtgttatgacatagccttgtttcgcgccgtaggtaacgacgaatagctctgaaaagttacttctaaatcaaactgtcgtcatcatgtcgtcatgatattgtcgtatcaggataagtcataacttttcaggacaatctgttttctttagagcaatccacaagccgcgtgaagcctcacgcagcacataacaaaggccgatgttgttcaagttttggcctgaatctgtttaataacaaaaccgtacccccatatctctgtccggacaaaatcatcattgggtttccggaagtaccttttctgcatcacgggatagaataacgttaaggctaaaatttaatatcgatcgccatcgactcgcaaagaggaagaaggctaaaatcattccagcagctgactcccatatcttcagggtgagtttgtataaccagttattaatgtgtaggcatattatacagttcagatggtatttttgatgtgttggtattcgtcatccttcttagcgcggtaagaagttcttcaaaggtcgggggtgccgctagatcttaagcgaaaccccggaccttgttgtaacaaactcgaccgatatgttgtaacaacaagtcactggtattactattgggatttaagacatcgttaaaatgtgtccaaagcgctgctaagtctttctgatcagtgaggcgttgggtcttttccttgttgtagattgaaactctcttcaaagtttgtggccgaaaacagtcttgaagctgtcgaaaatctaccggaactggattgataggaatcagcatagagctgaatttcacaagcttattccacctggcatttgtttttgagacatatggtgacagaaaagcccgcctgtagttccccacgagctgattttcacgttagaaccatcgcaccaatcttagttttgcggtctggtttaccaaccaataacttagGTAGAGCagagatttattattattatcatctatattatctcatcgacagatgtgtctgctgcgatgtccgacgtatctcggctttaaaagcatgatcgagttctgttattgtttgtcaacttcgacggtatcttatggccagctcgaagtggaggttttaggcgcaaatgtaacagaaatttcaatcaaacaagtcgctgatctacccacccctggccgcctcttaatatgagagcaatcagtacttcactgcagtttgtcctagtaccgcgtaccatctagtaggagccagtgcttggaacttgcatccagccacgtggtcttaaatttttcagtaaatcggaaacaggttgtgatagtgagattaaactcagcacagagtataagcatattaagactttttcaaagctatttgtttcttttattgcccgcattcagttggtgacagtcatctgtcatccgccatcatacgcggtttaccatatacttaaaaagtcgaattaagcatgtgtaacaatctttatggttatattctggTACATAATAGTATATTTAAAAGTTTGTCAATGGCAACACGGCAGCCATCTTGAGTCAGTCGGAAAATAAACGAAATTCACAATCATACGCTCTTTATTGAAAACTTACCAGTGGCGACgaggataaaaataaaaacaaataaagaagTGTCGTGCGTGCTTAATTATTTACTGTTGTGTATGCAAAAATGTCTATCGGAAAAATACAGGAATTCGATGTGGACAGTGGTAACTGGACCTTGTACTGTGAGCGTGTGGAGTTGTACTTCGTGGCTAATGGTATCAAGAACGACATGAAATTACCAACGCTAATCGCTTTAATTGGGGATCGCGCATATGAATTGATGGTAAATTTAGCCAGTCCGAAGAAACCAAGCGAATTAACATGCGAAAAATTAGTGGAACTAATGACAAATCATCTACAACCACGCCCATCCATAATGGCGGAAAGATACCGGTTTCGGCAACGGCGGCAAGCGAGCGGCGAAAGTATCACACAATATATAgctgcattgaagcaattatcTCGTTATTGCGAATTCGGTGCAACGCTAGACGAAAATATGTGCGATCAATTCGTGTGTGGGTTGAATAGTGATTTAATACGACAGCGCATGTTTGCAGAAAGTAAACTGACATATAGCACAGCGGTGGGGATTGCGACTTCGTTGGAAGCGGCCGAAAGGGACTCAGCGGCGGTGGAGGTAAAAGCAGAGCAGAAGCAGATTCAGCAGGTGAATGCTATTAAGTCGTTTACGCGGCGGCCGCAAAGTAAAATGTCGACCAGCGGTAACGGCGGAAGAGGCAGGGAAAACGGTACGGGTGGCGGTGAATCATACGCGCAGATCAACTGTGCAGCGTGTGGCGGTCAAGGTCATGATGCATCGATATGCCGCTATAGCAAATTCATTTGCAGTAAATGCAATCGAAGGGGTCACCTGCGCCGAGTATGTACGAACAATAAGGCGCGTAATGAGTCAGAAGTGACGCGGGGCAATCGACAGAAGAATTTTTACAACAATGTGGAGATTGAAGACGAACAATTAACCACAAGCGAGGAAGAAAATGAACCAATGTTTCAAATGTCGTTAAGCGACTATAAACCGGTGAGCATTTCTCTATTAGTGgacggaaaaaaaaaatatggaaatagACACAGGCTCGGCTACATCGTGTATAAGCTGTGCAACATACAAGTCTTTATTTAGCCATGTATCATTGGAAAGTTGTAacttattgtttaaattttatgaTGGTTCAAAAGTGAAGCCGTTGGGCATAATAAAAGTTGATGTACAATATGAAGgtgtaaaaaaaaggttagacTTGTATGTAGTGGAGAAAGGAGTGACTTCATTAATTGTAAGGCAGTGGCTGTCGGagctacaaatacaaatacccaTATTGAAGGGTAGTGGTAAAGACAGTGAGGAAAATGTGGTTTTATCCTGTGGTGTTACGGCTAACGATAATCTTTCGACTGTGCTCAACAGGTATACTGATGTGTTCGAGGGTGGTCTCGGTCAGTTCACGGGCGGCACCGCATCGCTGCGCGTACGGCCGGACGCGACGCCGGTGTTCCACCGCGCGCGCCCGCTGCCGTATGCGCTGCGTGAGCGGGTCGACGCCGAGCTAGACACCATGCTGCGGGAGGGAGTCATCGAGCCGGTTGATTGTTCCGACTGGGCCACACCTCTCGTCCCAGTGCACAAAAAAGATGGAGGATTAAGAGTTTGCGCTGATTACAAGGTAACCTTGAATCCTGTTTTAATGGTCGACAGATACCCTCTACCTACGATACAGGACGTGTTCGCTAATCTAGCTGGTGGAGAAAAGTTCTCAAAAATAGATTTGTCCCAAGCGTACAACCAGATTTGTTTAAATGAGGAATGGAAACCTTTCACTGTAATAAATACGCATCGTGGCTTATATCGTTATAACCGATTGGTATATGGTCTTTCGTCCAGCAGTGGTATATTCCAGAGGATTATCAGCAGCTTAATACAGGGTATCCCTAACGCGCAGGGGTTTTTGGACGATATAATAGTAACCGGAAGTAATGAGGAGTCTCATTTACGTACCTTAGATGCAGTTCTAAATAAATTACAGAAGTTTGGTTTAAGGGTAAAAAAGAGTAAATGTGTTTTTATGGCGGATGAGGTCAATTATCTGGGTTACATAGTTAGTAAACAAGGTATTAGAGCGGATCCCAGCAAAATAGAGGCTATTAAGAATATGCCTACACCAAGTAACGTCTCGGAGTTACGTTCATTTTTAGGAATGGTCAACTTTTACGCCAAATTCGTTAGAAAAATGAGCGACCACTTACACCCCCTTTATGAGTTGTTAAAAAAAGGGTGTAAGTGGGAGTGGAGGGCAACTTGTGCGAGCGCGTTCGAACGAGTGAAGGAGCTGCTGGTGGATGGAGCGGTGTTGGCGCACTACTCGCCGCGGCGCACCACCGTGCTCACGTGTGACGCCAGCGCGCATGGTGTGGGCGGCGTGCTGTCGCAGTTGGAGGACGACGGGCGGGAGCGCGCCGTCGCATACGTCTCACGCAAGCTCACTAGCGCAGAAAAAGCCTACTCACAGATCCATAGGGAAGCTCTGGCCATAGTGTATTGTGTTAAAAAATTCCACCAATATCTTTATGGGCGTAAGTTTTTGCTTAAAACAGATCACAAGCCACTAGTTAGTATATTCGGCCCGCAGCAAGGTATACCCAGCATGGCCGCCTGTAGAATGCAACGATGGGCGGTAATTTTATCTGCATATGATTTCGACATTACGTACGTGAAAACGGATAAAAATGGGGCAGACGCGTTATCCAGGCTACCGATAGACAATAGTGTAGGTGATAATGAAAACTGCGAACAATCGTTTTTACATTTCGCTTCAGATGCTTTGTTACTTGATAACGGGGAGATAAGGAGATATACAAGGAGTGACCCAATCTTAGGCAGAGTATTGTTATATGTTGAAAACGGGTGGCCACAATCCGTCGACATAGAAGGGTTACGCCCCTATTGGAACAGGCGTAACGAGTTGTACACGGAGTTAGGTTGCATCATGTGGGGGCACAGGGTTGTCGTACCCACCCAGTGTCGAGAGCGAGTACTTAAAGAATTACATGAACCACACATGGGCGTCGTTAAAACCAAAGCGATGGCACGCAGCTACGTGTGGTGGCCAGGGCTAGACGAGCAGCTGGAGGCGGAGTGCCGGCGTTGCAGCGTGTGCGCCGAGACCGCGGCTGCACCGCCCGCCGCACCGCCGCAGCCCTGGAAGTGGCCACAACGCCCCTATGAACGTGTACACATTGACTTTTTAGGCCCACTCTACGGCGAAACGTATTTAGTCACTGTCGATGCTAGGTCTAAATGGATCGAAGTTTTCAAAATGCAGCGTACGAGTGCAGAATGTACGATTAAAAAATTAAGAGAATCATGGGCTAGGTGGGGGCTACCTAAACAAGTGGTCAGTGACAACGGGCCACCATTTACCAGcgaagaatttaataattttctccGGCGGAACGGCATTTGTCATTCGTTTTCCCCTCCTTATCATCCAGCGTCAAACGGAGCCGCGGAAAACGCGGTAAAGATTATTAAAAACGTCATTAAAAAAGCTAAACTAACAAATGTTGATGTAGACACGGCGATATTACGGTTTCTTCTCAATTATCACAATACTCCACACTCGACGACTGGGGAAAGCCCCGGCAAGTTATTGCAGGGTAGGAATCTGTACACTAGGTTAAATAGGTTCATACCTGACAGAGAAGGTAGGGTAGAAGACAAACAGCGTGAAATGATAAGGTCACACGCCCCTGAACGAAAGGAGTCAGTTGTAGGGGAGACACAGTATGGTATAGAAATTACAATTCTAATCGTAGGTGGTTACAAGGTCAAGTGTTGGAACGCTTGGGCAAAAATAGGTACAATGTTGTGTCACCAGAGGGAACGCTGCAACATAGACACGTTGACCAATTGAAACAGTGTTCAAGGCGATCATCTTGTATTTTTCCAAGCAGCAGCACCAGGGAGGGGCAGATGTGGTCGGGGCAGCCGGCCGGCTCGCCTGGCTCACTCGGCACTCTCGGCGACAGTCAGGTTGTGCTTCATCCACCCGAAGCGTCCCTAACATTTGATGGCTCGGAGCCAAGCACTGCTACGGCAACTGAACAGGGTCCGCCGACGTTGCATGAAGTACAGCCTGGACCAAATCAGAACGCGATCAGTTTACCTACGAGTAAGAGGTCTAGCACAAGAATCAGGAAACCGGTCGTGCGATACGGTTTTGAATACGATTAGTTAGTACATTGTTTTGTGTAACAATTAGCTCTTACattattttgtatgttattaagtataagtttttttttcttatagaaTACCTATGTTAAGTTTAAACACTATATTGTCAAAAAGGCAACCTtagtatgttgttatgttaatgGATGGATGTCCGTTTTTGTAAGGTGTTTAATTAAGGGTGAAGGTGGTACATAATAGTATATTTAAAAGTTTTTCAATGGCAACACGGCAGCCATCTTGAGTCAGTCGGAAAATAAACGAAATTCACAATCATACGCTCTTTATTGAAAACTTACcatattctagatcctgtttcttaattaaatcgatttactcattatatccgccgtgatttttcctaatattgtaaggtacaaatatctgtaaatgccttgcccgactaaaatctctcccaggaaaaacggcttaaggaccgactttatttccgatcttactaatatttggatttcatacaattgaaattagtagcggatggtcacttaagatattttccttccctgtcattttttttttttttttttttttattattattattataaacaattgcaaagtacattatcatgtttagtacagtacatcacaaacttaaaaagttttaccgtGCACTGTAGATTCGTCGATTATAATCGGTAACAGATcaacaaattataacaataacaagatGAGGTAGACATAGATATGGTCGAACACGTATGAATCATAATCGCACCGATCGTTCTTGCAGATATGCAGTGTGCAGTCGTTTTTGTGTACCTACATAGTGTTGTTTGTTATGAGCTTTCTATGTGTGCGAAATAATGCATACAGCGTGTGTTAAATTTTGAGTGTTTTCCGTTCCAAGTGGGTGTCGTTATTTATAGCTAATATTTATCATTAAGGTGTGTAAtaagttatataattatatatatacatatacacatacaatTACACATAGTAATATACTAGTTTATTAGTTAAtaagtgattttatttatataatatgtaataagTTTGTCTTTTATATTGGCCTTTGTTAAGCTATTTTTCAGTGCATCGGGTAATTCGTTTATAATATGGGGAATTGTAGATACTATATGATGTTTCCCGTACAGATTGTTGTACCGCGGGACTTGGAGTTTAACTTGTTTTACCCTACGATGTTTTGTGTAACTACTGGGAATTATTTTAAGGTCTTCCTTGAAATAGTGTTCCActaataaattgtatttgacTTTGTCATGTACAGGAATTATCTTACAGTAGTGAAACAAGGCATGATAGTTATCTTGGTGCTGTACTTTTATTTTGTAGGGGACAACGGCTTTTAATATTCTTAATTGGAGTCCGTAGATACGATCCAAATGAGTTTTGCAGGTCAGTCCATAGCTACTTAGTCCATAAGAGATTATAGA
This window encodes:
- the LOC126380873 gene encoding uncharacterized protein K02A2.6-like; its protein translation is MLREGVIEPVDCSDWATPLVPVHKKDGGLRVCADYKVTLNPVLMVDRYPLPTIQDVFANLAGGEKFSKIDLSQAYNQICLNEEWKPFTVINTHRGLYRYNRLVYGLSSSSGIFQRIISSLIQGIPNAQGFLDDIIVTGSNEESHLRTLDAVLNKLQKFGLRVKKSKCVFMADEVNYLGYIVSKQGIRADPSKIEAIKNMPTPSNVSELRSFLGMVNFYAKFVRKMSDHLHPLYELLKKGCKWEWRATCASAFERVKELLVDGAVLAHYSPRRTTVLTCDASAHGVGGVLSQLEDDGRERAVAYVSRKLTSAEKAYSQIHREALAIVYCVKKFHQYLYGRKFLLKTDHKPLVSIFGPQQGIPSMAACRMQRWAVILSAYDFDITYVKTDKNGADALSRLPIDNSVGDNENCEQSFLHFASDALLLDNGEIRRYTRSDPILGRVLLYVENGWPQSVDIEGLRPYWNRRNELYTELGCIMWGHRVVVPTQCRERVLKELHEPHMGVVKTKAMARSYVWWPGLDEQLEAECRRCSVCAETAAAPPAAPPQPWKWPQRPYERVHIDFLGPLYGETYLVTVDARSKWIEVFKMQRTSAECTIKKLRESWARWGLPKQVVSDNGPPFTSEEFNNFLRRNGICHSFSPPYHPASNGAAENAVKIIKNVIKKAKLTNVDVDTAILRFLLNYHNTPHSTTGESPGKLLQGRNLSTREGQMWSGQPAGSPGSLGTLGDSQVVLHPPEASLTFDGSEPSTATATEQGPPTLHEVQPGPNQNAISLPTSKRSSTRIRKPVVRYGFEYD